The Verrucomicrobiota bacterium genomic interval CGCTGGGGATCACAATGCCGTTCCGTACCCCCTCACCCTAACCCTCTCCCTTGGGGCTGAACGTGTCCCACAACTTTTGTGCTGAACGCCGCCGGTGGTTTGAGGGCAAGCTGGCGCATGGTTATTTGTGGGCGCGAAATCAGTTCGGATGTGATGGCCCGGCTCAACGCAAGCGGGGAGGGATTATCGCGCCGACAACTGTCACGCGAGCTGTGCCAATGGCTGGATTGGCGAGGGCCTGCGGGAACTTGGCAGACCAGCATGGCTCGTTTGGCCATCCAGCAACTGGAACGCCGCGGTCTGCTCAAGTTGCCCGCCCGAGCCAGCCCCCTGGCGGGACGGAGGAAGTCAACGCGCGTACGAGCCCAGGCTTTGGAACTGCCACCGATTGGAGGATCCCTCCGGGAGTTGGGGCCGGTGGAGTTGGTGTTGGTGGGCCACCGCGACAGCCAGGTGGCCCGGCAAAGCCGGCAGTTGCTGGAGCGCACTTCGCCGATCTGGGGCTATTCTCCTTAGCCAGAGCCCGAGCTGAAGCGAGCCAGGTCCGATACAGGACTCACTAACTGGAGAGCCGAATGCGGGAAATTCGCCTGTCCGGTTCGGAGGGAGGGGTGGCCATACGGGCCATCCCTACCCCTATCGCAATTTATGGAAATGCCATAAGCACGTTGATTTCGATTCTGGTTATTTGTCAGGCTTGATCCATGACGGTAGGGTGAATGACACGCCTTTCCATTCGGCCAGGATCTTCAGGTAAAGATATGGGTCTGGCCAGGTGGAAGACGGTTCGACGACCGTGGACTCGGGCCATTCGTTCCAACTGGTGACCATGATAAAATCGGCGCCGGCGTCAGTGGCGGCACGCAGGAAGTCGCGCAGGGTCTGCCCATCCCGGCGCGGCATCACGTAGGGATCGTCGCGGAAGTAGGAGTTGTCGTGGCCGGGATGGACGGGCAGGAGCATCTTCTTTCCCGCATCGTGGGCGAGCTTGGTCAGGTAGCGGTATTTGCCGGCGAGAGCATCGTAGTTGTGCGCACGGAAGTTCGAGAACGTGCTGTAGAACGCGAAGCTGTCCACACCTGGCGTAGCGAGCCATTCGGCAGGAATGCGCTTTTCACGGGCAAGGTCGCCGGTGTTGGCCGCTTTGGCGTCGTGGGCGATTTTGTCCACGATCCAATAGACTGAGCCGACTTCACCCTCGACGTGTTTCTTCAGCAGCGGAAACTCCGCAGCGGTCAGGCCCGGTTTCGTCGCCACTTGGTAGAGATACACCACTGGACGTCCATCAATCCGCAGGTAGGAGGGATGATCCTTGTAGCGTTTCAGGGTTCTCGTCAGCATGGCCTGGTAGTCCTCAAACTTGTGGTGGAACTGTGCCCTTTCATCGAGCAGGGCGAATTTGAATCCGTGCTTGCCCGCCGCGGCGACGATGCCGCGCTCCACGTTTTGATCGAGGGCGTTGTGCGTGTCCCACCAGTCCACGAGGAACGCATCAATGCCCGCCGCCTTCGCCAATTGCACGTGCCATTCGGCGATCTTTGGATCGGCACTGTCGTAGAGGCCGACCAGCGGACGAAGGACGCTATTCGGGGGTGGTTCGCCGGGTTTCTGCTCCTTCCTCGCCAGCGCGTTGGTCGCGGACGATGGATACGTCCAGTGCAGGAACGGCCGCTTCGGGTGCTGACCGTTGTGATACCAGCAATAGTAATTCGCCAGCAGGAGCGGACGCTTTGGCGGAGCATCGGCGGCGTGGAGTGGGGCCAGCGGTGCGAGCAGCAGGACGGTGAGGAGATGATTGGCTGTTTTCATGAGCGTTAAGGGTTACGCGGAGAACTCTGTCCACTCTCGAGGAATGGTCCTTTCGCATTCCAGAACACTTCCACGTTGGACAACCACCAGGTGTTTCCCTTGTCCGGGTTGCCCTGGAAAAAGAGGAAGCTGCGAGCGCCGTCGTCGAAGATGCCGGGATGGCCTGATTCGCTGGAATTCCACTCGCCGGGCCGTCCGTTGCGCAGGAACGGCTCGTTGAACAACCGCGTCCACTTCACGCCGTCCTTGCTGGTGGCGACGCCAATTTGTTGCGGCGTGTTGTCGTAGGAGCCGGCGTAGAACATGTAGAGTTGTCCATTGCGGCGAATGATCGAGGCGGCCTCGATGCACTCGCCTTCCCACGGCAATTCGGGTTTCAGGATGGGACCGTCCTTGGAAAGGTGCGTCCACTCGTTGCGGCTGAACGTGGTGTTCGCGGGCGCGGCCGCCACGCCCTGCATCTGGACTTTGTAGCCGGGATCGCGCGTGGCGTAATACATCAGATACTTGCCGTCGTGAAAGAACACTTCCGCGTCAATGGCCCGACCGCAATTCCACGCACCGTCCGGGCGGAAGATGGGATTACTCGGGTTGCGTTTGAAACCGGTGATGCCATCGTCCGAGACCGCGTGGCAGATGGCGTCGTTCGTGCCATTGCCGTAGGTCTGATAGAACAAATGCACCTGGCCATCCTTCACCAGGCCGCACGGGGCGCTGATGCCATTCCTTTCGTAGGGCTCCTGCACGCGGATCACGCCCACGTTCTTCCAATGAATCAGATCGCGGCTTTCGGTGATCTCGCTTTCGCGCGCATCGCTGCCTGGTACCGGCAGAATCGAGGAATACATCAGATACCGCCCACCCAGGCGGAGCACGAATGGATTCTTCGACCACGGCTTGCCCCGCCGCGTGGTGTCGGCATACATCATACGGTCCTTCGAGGGAGAGGGGTTTTGGGCGGTTCGCTTGTTTGCATCCCACGATGTCGAACCCGCTGTCCACGGTTTCACGCCATACGGAAAGGCCCCGAGGTCGGGTGGCTGGCCGGCTGTGCCCAAGGCGTAAGGGGCACGCACCACACCGGCGCGGCGGGCGGGGGAATCGGCCCGCAGCTCAAACCGCGAGCCGGGCACAAAACGGGGATCGGTGCCCGGAAACAGGTTGCTTTTGACGGTTGCGCCCACGCCCGGCTCGGCACGGGCCAGGAAGATGTTGTTGGCAACCACTGTCTCCGGCGAAGGGCAGTGTTTCCAGCCGTAGCTCCAGCTTGTTCCGGAAAGGGTATTGTTCAGGATCAAGTTGTTCCGGTTAGTCTCTCCCTTGCCTTCGCGCGAGTTCAGCACGAGCGCGCGATCCACGTTCCAAGTGACGTTGTGGTCCACGATGTAGTTGGAGCTTCCGTTGTCCAGGTAGATCCCCTTGGAATTGTTGGGCCGCGCCAGTCCGCTGCTGGGGCCGTCGGTGTCGTGAATCCGGTTGTAACAGATGCGGGTGTTCTCGCCATCGGTCGAGGCGGCATAGACACCGCCAAAATCGGTCACTTGCAGGCCGCCGTGGGACAGGTCGTTGTATTCAAGCAAGCCTGCACGGAGCTTCCCCATGTCAATCATCCGGTGGCCGACGTCGTAAATTGTGTTGTGCGAAATGACCGCGCCGCGGCAGCCACCGCCGGTATTGATTCCAGCGCCGATGCCTCCGGTGTAGTCAATATCATGAATAACATTGTTGGAAATGGTGTGGCCAACCCCAATCAGGGCGACGCCGTTTCCGGCGCTATAAGCCAACAGACTGTTGCGAAGGACGTTTGATTGGCCGTTGAGGATGATGCCGGAATTGGTCAGGCCCGTTTTCCATCGCACCAGTTCGGAAAAGTGCGAAAGATAGCGGCAATCCAGTCCGTTCAGGTCGAGGTGGCCACTGTCCTTGTCCATGACAATCGTGGCGGCAAACAGCTTGAGTCCGCTCAAAGCAATATGCGATCTCCCGCGCAAATCGAAGGCGAACTGGCGCGCTTTGAACTCGACGCGATGCTGCGCCGGGTCTGCATCCGCGGGCGGGTGGAAATGCAATCTCCGGCTGGCCGGGTCGTAAAACCATTCGCCCGGCGCATCCAGTTCGGAAAGCTTTCCAGTGAGATGGAACGGATTCCCCTCGCGCGGCTGATAATCCGTGCCTTCGTGGAATGGAAATTGAATCCAGCCGGGCCCCGAAGCGGCAACCTTGAGGGTTTCAAAAATCCAAACCTTTCCCAAGGCAATGTGCAAGGAGGCGCCGGTCCAGTATCCGGGTGGCTGATTCAGCGCTGCATTGGTGATGGTGCCGATCGCTTTGTCGCGTGTGCCGACGCAGGAGCCGGACTGCGCGGCTAGTTTGGCGGGGCGCGAAACATCCAGGGAAGCGTTCGGGAACCGCGCTTCGATCATCATCTGGCCATTGAAAAACAACTGGTTATCGTTTCCGAGGGGCATGGGCACGGCCGCCTGGAAGAGCTTGTTGCTGCCCCGGCTCCAAGCATCGGCCGGCACGATCTCCGCGCCGCTTAAGGTCACCTCTTCGCCCTCGTAATTCCGAAAGGTAATCGGGCGTCCGGCCTCGCCCGAACGCGAGGGCGCAACCGGCTCCCGATAGGTGCCGGCACGGATAAGAACGGTGTCGCCCGGCCCGGTAATCGAGGCCGCCTTCTGAATGGTCCTGAAAGGCCGCTCCAGCGTGCCGGGATTGGTGTTCACGCCGTTGGTTGCGACGTAGAACTGGGCGGCGTGCAGTGCGGCCAGCGGCGCGAGCAGCAGGGCGGTGAGGAGGGCAAGAGTGGGTTTCATGAAATTCGATAAACCCGAGGGGGTGTCTTTCAGTTCGACCGAGGGCAACTGGAAAATGCGTTCGGCAACGGTCCACCGCCCTTCGCGCGACACCTGAAGCCAGCGCACGCGAAGGAGGTTCAGAATGGAGGAAACTTGCTTCATAAGTTGTAACACATGGGGTTTGAGAATTATCGCAGGCCGCAAGTCATCATGGGACGCCATGGGGCCTAATCTGGTACACGATGCGGCGGGCAGGCGTTTCAGCCAGTGCAGCCTCCGCTTGTCCGTTGCGGTGGTTGAGACGCAGCCCGCTACGCTGCAACCGGGTTTCACCGGGCTCGAGCACCGTGAAACAAATTCCTTGCCCGCGCAGATGCAAGGTGGCGGTGTTTCCGTCCAGGATGACGTTCGTATTTTCCTCCCCGTCAAAGACCAGCATGGGCCAGGAGACGCGCAGCTTATCCGCCTTGCCGGAGA includes:
- a CDS encoding endo-1,3-alpha-glucanase family glycosylhydrolase, giving the protein MKTANHLLTVLLLAPLAPLHAADAPPKRPLLLANYYCWYHNGQHPKRPFLHWTYPSSATNALARKEQKPGEPPPNSVLRPLVGLYDSADPKIAEWHVQLAKAAGIDAFLVDWWDTHNALDQNVERGIVAAAGKHGFKFALLDERAQFHHKFEDYQAMLTRTLKRYKDHPSYLRIDGRPVVYLYQVATKPGLTAAEFPLLKKHVEGEVGSVYWIVDKIAHDAKAANTGDLAREKRIPAEWLATPGVDSFAFYSTFSNFRAHNYDALAGKYRYLTKLAHDAGKKMLLPVHPGHDNSYFRDDPYVMPRRDGQTLRDFLRAATDAGADFIMVTSWNEWPESTVVEPSSTWPDPYLYLKILAEWKGVSFTLPSWIKPDK
- a CDS encoding family 43 glycosylhydrolase, translating into MKQVSSILNLLRVRWLQVSREGRWTVAERIFQLPSVELKDTPSGLSNFMKPTLALLTALLLAPLAALHAAQFYVATNGVNTNPGTLERPFRTIQKAASITGPGDTVLIRAGTYREPVAPSRSGEAGRPITFRNYEGEEVTLSGAEIVPADAWSRGSNKLFQAAVPMPLGNDNQLFFNGQMMIEARFPNASLDVSRPAKLAAQSGSCVGTRDKAIGTITNAALNQPPGYWTGASLHIALGKVWIFETLKVAASGPGWIQFPFHEGTDYQPREGNPFHLTGKLSELDAPGEWFYDPASRRLHFHPPADADPAQHRVEFKARQFAFDLRGRSHIALSGLKLFAATIVMDKDSGHLDLNGLDCRYLSHFSELVRWKTGLTNSGIILNGQSNVLRNSLLAYSAGNGVALIGVGHTISNNVIHDIDYTGGIGAGINTGGGCRGAVISHNTIYDVGHRMIDMGKLRAGLLEYNDLSHGGLQVTDFGGVYAASTDGENTRICYNRIHDTDGPSSGLARPNNSKGIYLDNGSSNYIVDHNVTWNVDRALVLNSREGKGETNRNNLILNNTLSGTSWSYGWKHCPSPETVVANNIFLARAEPGVGATVKSNLFPGTDPRFVPGSRFELRADSPARRAGVVRAPYALGTAGQPPDLGAFPYGVKPWTAGSTSWDANKRTAQNPSPSKDRMMYADTTRRGKPWSKNPFVLRLGGRYLMYSSILPVPGSDARESEITESRDLIHWKNVGVIRVQEPYERNGISAPCGLVKDGQVHLFYQTYGNGTNDAICHAVSDDGITGFKRNPSNPIFRPDGAWNCGRAIDAEVFFHDGKYLMYYATRDPGYKVQMQGVAAAPANTTFSRNEWTHLSKDGPILKPELPWEGECIEAASIIRRNGQLYMFYAGSYDNTPQQIGVATSKDGVKWTRLFNEPFLRNGRPGEWNSSESGHPGIFDDGARSFLFFQGNPDKGNTWWLSNVEVFWNAKGPFLESGQSSPRNP